The Elgaria multicarinata webbii isolate HBS135686 ecotype San Diego chromosome 13, rElgMul1.1.pri, whole genome shotgun sequence region ctgccagccagccagccagccctgggGCAAAGAGGGGCGAGGAAGCCGCTCGCTTGGCGGCTCGCTCTCCTCCTCTGCGAAGCCCGGCCTCccgcccttccccacccccctacccCGGTCGCCTTCCCCTCCGCCTCTGGCCCTGCAACTCAGCTCCCGAAGGAGCCAAAGGCCCGTCGCCAGAGCGGGAGGCGGAACGGAGACGCCAACATGACCTGGCGCGCTGCGCTCCGTCTCTGCGCGCTGCAGCAGGGCGAGGGGCTGATGccgatgccgccgccgccgccgaagcCCAACGAGGCCGGCCGGCCAGCTTGCGCTCAGCCCGCGCATCTGCTGGGCGGGACGGCGAGGCGAGGGGGCCCCGCAGGAGGAAGCCGCCTGAGCCACGTCCGCAGAGGGACGGCGGGAGGGAGCGCTCGATAAGCGAGGGCCGAGAGGGCTTAGCACTGGCGGAGCCGCCGGGTCACCTTGGGCTCGTCAGCCCTCCTTTCTCTGCCAAACCTACCTCGCCGGGCTGTTGTGAGCAAACGGGCGGGAGGGCGCGAGGAGAACCACCCGGTGgacttgagcttcttggaggaagggcagctcAGAAAGAAataacaggggaggggagggcaaagagcaagcgggcgagcgggCTGGGGAAACGGTTCCCTTTCCCAGGGATCGGACGCTCCAACAAAGGCTCGGGGAGACCGAGACCAGGGGAGGCTCccccgcgcgcacacacacaccccttcctcggCTGCTCACAGCCCGCCTCGTGTTAGTCGCCGGCCCAGGCAGCTTCCAAGCTGGTTAGATGGCTCCGTCCCTCCTGTCGGGGAATTCTACatggagaggcagcagcaagggcAGGTCAGCACGTGAGAGCAGAGGGGCCTCTTCCTGCCCtcggtgggtggcagcagcgttCAGGAGCCTGTTGGACCGGCCACAGGGCTATGGGAGAGATGCCCGCTCCCTGGGCCTGGGCTGGGCTGAGCCAGGGTGCAAGGGGGGGCTTCTCTGCCCCCTCTCTTGTGCACAGAGCAATCCTGCTGgaaccacacccacaccccagggTTTATTGGCACAGACCTGCTCTCCCCTTGAAAGTCCTCTACCCCCTGCGGCAAGCGCAGAGAAACTGTCCAGGAGGACGGTGGTGGCCGCCTATAGTTGCCTCTGGCAGCAGTGGAGTGGCGAAGGGTCACCTACCGATGTAGCTCTTTCAGGTGCAAAAGAAATGGTCGAGGTGCAttgctgctcccccccacccacctcggGGACATAGTCCCTGGGCCAGGAAATGCCATCTGAGGTTGTGGTTGCATTTTGCtgcaccgggggtggggtgggggcagctttcTGAAGCTTCGTCTCTGGCTCCACCATGCTGCCCTGACGGTCCTCTTTTGTCTAGGGAATTGCGGAGGTGGGGGTGCAGGCAGAACTCCCGCTCAAGGTCAGGGCTTGCAGGCTGCATGTTCCACAGGGCCAGTTCCTCACTCCTCGCGGTCTGAGTTGCCATGGGAGACACCTGGTGAAGAAGGCGGCCCAGCAGGCAGGTGCTGAACCACAGGGACCTCTCTCCTTTCTGTGTGAGGGATGACAGGGAAGCAAGTGCAGGTGGCCCGTGTCCTTCCTGGTGCCATCGTCAGAGGGCCTGAGGCATGGCGCCAGCTGGCCCAAAGGGTCTGGCTGTGACACCACTCGGCCTGAGGCAGCGCAGGGAGGCAGTGACGCCCGCCCCCTCGCCCTGACACCACACCGCTTTGAGTGCATTCTTGGAGAGGGAGCCGCTCCCTGCTGCCACCACGTATGCCCAGCAAAGGCCAAGGAACTGGTTGTTTCCCCTCCGTGCAACGCCAAAGCAGAGTTGCCACCCGTTGCATCCACCGCTTGCACAAACCGGGGAGCAGAGGCGGGCTCCAGCCAGCCAAGGCTCCGTTTCCTTTGCCATTTCCACCAATCCAGGAGCATCAGAGCAAAACTTGCTCTCCCTTCCTAGAGAACTCAAAACAGGAAACAATTTATAGGGGGCCAGGTGGGGGAAGCTGTTACTCTTCAAGGCCTTGGCCATATATACTCTTCAAGGCCTTGGCCATTGACCATTCCTTTCCaaagagcatatatatatatatatatatatatatatatatatatatatatatatatatatatatatatatatatgctctttGGAAAGGAATGGTCAATGGCCCAGGGCAGGGAAAGCCCAACTTTCTGCATGGGCTGAAAATCCTTTTGCATCAGTGACAAAGCCTTGAACGGCGGATTCGCAAAACGCCCCTCGGGTTTATCAATGCTGGCGTGCTGGCCAGGCGGCGCGCCCACCAGGAGTCCCAAGAAACCCGCGAAGTTGGCACGCTGTGGGTGCTGTGAGTCCACCGCTGAGACGTTTGGGGCACAGAACCTGCAGAGAGAAGGCAGCCGTGAAGAGAATCGCGTCCTCTTTGCAGAGCTAGAGGCCGGCGGCGGCGGGCCCACGCTTCCTCCCACgcgtccctccccctcccacgcaGCCCAGCCGCGCGCACGCCGTGCTCAGTTCCAGATCCTCTGCTGAAATAGACAAGCCGCAAGCCCTgagcaccgccgccgccgccgccagcccaACTCTCCTCTGAGCTCACTAGTGGGCCCTACAGCCTTTGGAGAACGGGCGCTAAAGAGAATGCCTCCGTTTGCGGTCATTCGGACACTGCACCAGGGCCGCCCACCAGCGAGGAAGGGGCCCCGCCTGGCTGCCGGCGCGAGGGCGGACGGACGCGGCTCTTCCTGCCATTAGATCGGTGGGGAAGAGCCGAAGCACGCCTCCCCCGACCTCCCAGCGCCTCCTCCTGCGCAGCGGACTCACCTGGGCAACGGCAGAAGTGGGGCGGGAGCCGACCCCAGCCTTCCCGGACGCCGTGGGTGGCTGGAGGAGAGCGCCGTCTACGGGGGCGCCTGCGGGCGGCCGGGCGGGCTGGCGGCGGCTCTCCGGCctcccgtccgtccgtccgtccgcccGCCCTGTACTGTGCAGCAGGTGCCAGCGCTCTCCCCACGCGCCGACTGGCAAGGCGGCCGCGCCGAGCGCCTCCCGCTCCACTCAGGGCCGCCCCGCCACTTCGCCTCGCGCCAATCCCAGGCCCTGCGCCGCCAGACGGGGCGGGGGCGGTTCCCTTCGCCAGGGGCGCCCTATGGAGGTGCGGTGCCGGCTGCCAGTCGCGGGTGGCGGAGCCAATGGGGCGCGCGCGGGGGAGTGGCCGCGCGTGGGGCCGAGCCGGGACTCTAAAGCGCGCCCACCGCCAAGGGGACCCCAGTGAGAGGCGCAGAGCGGAGCACGGCCCAGCTGACCCGACCCGGCGCAGTCATGGCCACCACCGCGCAGTACCTGCCGCGCGGCAGCCCTCTGCTGCCGGGGCCCCCCGCGGACGCCGAGCGCCTGCACCAGGGCCCCACCTACCGCGAGGTCCAGAAGATGATGCACCACGAGTACCTGCAGGGCCTGGCCGCCACCCCCGGGCACCCCCTCGGCAGCCTCCCGCACCACCAGTGGCTGCCGGGCGCCACGGGGGACTGGGCGGGTGGCGGGACCCACCTGGAGCACGCCAAGGGCGCCGGCGCCGGGCCGCGGGGAGACCTCGACGGCAGCAGCGGTGGCTTCCACTCGCGCTCGCACCTGGTGCACCAGCAGGCagcgggcggcggcggggggggcgggCACTGGGCGCAGGGCGGCCCCTCGGCACACCACCTGGGCGGCTGCCCCTCCGCCATGTCCCCGACGGCCGGCGGACACCAGCCGCTGCTCTACTCGCAGGCCGCCTACCCGAGCCTAAACGGCATGCTGGGGCCGGGGCCCGCGCTGCACCTGCCCCACGGCCACCTGCCGCAGCACGGCCACGACGAGGCGGCCGAGGCGCACCTCGAGGGCTCGTCGCCGCACCTGGGCCACCCGGGCCACGAGCCGCCGTCGGACGAGGACGCGCCCAGCTCCGACGACCTGGAGCAGTTCGCCAAGCAGTTCAAGCAGCGGCGCATCAAGCTGGGCTTCACGCAGGCCGACGTGGGGCTGGCGCTGGGCACCCTGTACGGCAACGTCTTCTCGCAGACCACCATCTGCCGCTTCGAGGCGCTGCAGCTGAGCTTCAAGAACATGTGCAAGCTCAAGCCGCTGCTCAACAAGTGGCTGGAGGAGACCGACTCCAGCACGGGCAGCCCAGCCAACCTGGACAAGATCGCGGCGCAGGGCCGCAAGCGCAAGAAGCGCACCTCCATCGAGGTGGGCGTCAAGGGCGCGCTGGAGAGCCACTTCCTCAAGTGCCCCAAGCCCTCGGCCCACGAGATCACGTCGCTGGCCGACACGCTGCAGCTGGAGAAAGAGGTGGTGCGCGTGTGGTTCTGCAACCGGCGCCAGAAGGAGAAGCGCATGACGCCGGCGGGGGGCCCGCACCCGCCCGCCATGGAGGACGTTTACGCACACGGGGaggcctcgccgccgccgccgccgccgccgctgcagcaCCACACGCTCCAGAGCGCCGCCGTGCAATGACTGAGCCGCGGCGGCGGGGCCGAGCACCGGCACTGGCCCGGACTGGCGGCCCAGACTGGCGGAGGGAGCCGTCCGGGGGCTCCGGCCGGCCCCTGCCCGCGCTGGCCGCCACGGACTGCGGCAAGCCCGGAGCTTGTGCCTCGGGCAGCTtggggcgcccacccagccggcCCCTGACGGACCTCCTAGACGGCCGGGCGAGCGCGGGCGAGAGAGAGCCGGAGGCGCGCTGGTCGGTCCCTCTGCCTGCCGGCGACGGCTCGCTTTCTAATTTAAAGCTCTGTATTTATTTGAACCTCGGAAATGCCCTGCGCCCACTGCCGCCCACGGAGCCGCCCGCGGGAGACAGCGCAAAGCCCAAGGTTTGACCTCGAGCGGGTTTCTCCCGGGTTTCTCAGGACACCGAGCGCAGGGTCCGGGGTGGGGGCTGCTCCCGGTGGGGCTGAACCTTGCAGAAGCCGCCTTGGCCTCCCTTGAGTTTGCACTCGGGCCCCGGAACCTCCTGGCAAGGGACCCGGCGCTGGTGGGCCCTCCTGCTGAACCCTCAAGGCCGCCCGGTTGCAAACAGACGCGCACAGGTCGCCTGGAAGCCGGGTCCCGACATACCTATTTATTTCCCCCGCGGGCCGGGCCCACGTTGCCCTCGCCCATCGGTTGGGGTCGGACCCATGTTCGCCTCTGTAGCCTCCCGCTCCGTTTTTATTTATGTTACAGCCAATATTTTATTACTCGCATAAAACATTTATCCAGGAACGCGGCGCCTCgtgtcttctttcccccctcggtttcgggaagggggggggagaagctgcCCGTGGCGGACGCTACATCGGGGCTCCCGGGGCAAGAGGGCGACTCCCGCTGCCGCGCGCCCCTCCGACTCCCTGTGGCTCGAGAGTTTTCCTTCTTCTCCGCCCCCGCCAATTCCCTTGGCGACACCGAAAACTCTTagcgccccgccgccgccgccgccgtcctgTTGGACTTTTGGCCTCGGACCGACTCCGGAGCCTCTGACCCGCGGCTGGAAAGAAATCCGCCAGCCGGGAGACCAACTTCCCTGGACTATCGCTCGGCGATGGCCCCCATGGGGCCTGGGGTCTCTTCCCCGCCCATAAGCCCCGGTCCGGGGAGCTCCGTGCCGGGCGACTCCGGGCAGGAGGAGGTAAGCCCTGCGGGCCCGGCCCTTCTTGCCGAAGGAAGTTTCCCCGGTCCTTCCGCAAGCGGGCTTCGCAGCCCGCAGGGAGGCCGGGCTGGAGCTGCGAGCTCGTCCATCCCCGCGCGCTCGCGGGCCGTGCAGGGAGAAGCCGGCGCCCAGCCGTTCTCGAAGGGTGACGGGAGACTTCTGCACCGCTCCCGGCCATCCCTTTCCCGCTCCGACCGGCTGCAAGAAGCCGCCTCTGATGCTGTCGCGTCTCACTCGGGGAAGGTTGGGAAGCGCAAACGTGGCGCCCTGGTTGCGAGGTGAACTCCGACCAGTCCCGGCCGGCCGTTTCCCTGCTGGGATCTCTGTCTGCGCTTTGTGGCCACTGCAGGCATGTCCGTCCGACTGCCTTTCGTTTTCAGAGACCACAATCACCCACCTGGCTCCTTTCTGCTGGTTTCCTTAATGTAGAAGCCAATCTCGATTTGGAAGCCCTCTAGAGCAGTAGTTTGAAATGTAAAAAACATCTAGCAAGCCCTCtttaaagcaacttttaaaagcagtttttaaaGTATACCATAAACAAATGAAATCTGCGTGGTGAACTTCCAAAGGGTAGCCTGACAGCATTTTACACCAAAGcttgtatttgatttataccttTCCCACATTGGTCACTATTTCGAGGCAGCTTTTGTGAAATAAGAAATCCTAAACTCAACACCGAAACACTCTGAGCCCAGGCTAGGGGGACACTCTCCTGCAGAAACCTCATGGAAAGGACCCGGGAACTAGGGCAGGGTGCTTTTGCAGACCAATTTTCAACTGGATTGTGCCACCTGATCGTTGGTTTCTCTTAAATCCAAGCCTGCCTCCCACAACTCCAAAACCTGCCATTGACTCCTTGTGTTTTACATCCCTGGAAAATAATCTGTCCATCCTTACAATAGTTCAATAGTTCAAACTATctatttggaaataaattccagAGGAGCGAAGgatgtgcagttggaaatatttatttcctaggggtagctgtgttagtccatTGCACACAAAAACCCAAAGAGTCTTGTACCACCTTAAACACTaagaaatttattctggcataaacttttgtggactgtAGTTTATAAACTATATAAACTATTAATTTTTCTAagccacacagagagctttggctattgggtgctataaaatgcaataaataaatatgtttatgacagaattttaaaaatatatttaaggtgccacaaggttcAAATATTTATTGCTTCTGTATTGATGTAAATATTTAGGAGCTTTACATTTCTAGCTTTATCATAATTTCTTCACGTTGTAATAATGCAAATGCTCAGACTGATATGGATACTAATAGCTTTTTCAAAAGAAAGAACCAGCAAAAAGAGACCATGCACACCCATAAACTCATTCAATTGTTTGCTGCAAGCAAAGGAATCTCCATAAGAATTTGGAGACTTCTGCTGGATAAAGTGAGGAAGAGTTTAGGAAGCATCATTTGGGAAAGATGATGAGTTTCTTGCAGTATTTGAGTTAGGATTAATCACAGTTGTAATAGTGGTGGTATTTTTGCAAGACTGTGGAGTATGAGAGCAGAGCTTGAGAGGACATGCAATCCAGAAAGGTTAAAGAGTGCCTGCTGTGAACTATATGGGGCCATATAAATGGCAAGGATGGATTTGAGGAGAGGAATGCGGAAAATCTCTCTCGGAATATCCATCCTTAAAGCAGAGCAGCCCTGTCGGCTTCTCCGTCTATctgatccacccacccaccccgccacttTCCGTCTCTTGAAGCCATCCAtgcaacattttctttctttctttgatgcAAAAAGTCATTTTTAGAAAATATTGGTTAAGACTTAGACAGCAAAAGCAGTTCATGCAAAATGGCTCAGATATATCAAGGCCACTTTCTGCTGCTTGGCTTCCCTTTTGCCTTCTTATGCTTCTGGCTGACTATACCAGCGAGGAGTTGTTCTGGAGGGATCCTCCTCATTGTGACAAGGAGCACCCAGACGCTTCTGCTGAGCAGCAATGAACAAGATGGGGAGCCATGAATCATCAGGATAAACACGCTCTGGATGCTTTGCAGGAGATGCTCCCTCTTGAGTTGTCCATGCAGCCAGAAAAAGAAAGCTCTCCTTTACTTACATGGAATCAAATGCTTCTAACATTCATGCCCCTCAGAAATGGGCCTTAGCTAAGCTGAGCTTTGCCAAAATGTAAGAGACACTTGTGTCTTTGTGACTCTGCTTAGAAAAGCAGGGGGGGCTGGTTGGGGGCTGGTGGTGGGTAGAGCAGCAGAGCAGGTAATGCAAAGGGCGGAAGGGGCAGAGGTGTGAAGGCAGCCAGGCACAGCTCTCAAAGGGGCTGTACAtccctgtccccccacccacccccggcttgGCCACCGTTTATCTTCTTTCATCCAAACAGCCACTTGGTCAGAAACAGCTCCATTTCCACTCTGCGAGTCATTGTCGCCCTTGAAGATGTGGCTCCCACAGTCTTTGCTTCCAAGCTAGAAGGATGCAGGCAtatgttcaggggagggcaaccaggatgatcaggggtctggaaacaaagccctacgaagagagactgaaacagctgggcatgtttagccattgaggggagacatgatagcactcttcaaatacttaaaggttgtcacatagaggagggccaggatctcttctcgatcttcccagagtgtaggacatggaagaacgggctcaagttacaggaagccagattccagctggacatcaggaaaaacttcctgacagttagagcagtatgacagtggaaccagtgacctagggaggttgtgggctagaggcatctgtcaggtatgctttagggtggattcctgcattgagcagggggttggactcaatggccttatatgccccttccaatctactattctatgattctatgactctacatAGGAGGGTGAAGAAGCCCCAGAACTACTGAAGCCATGGCAACCTCAGGTCTGGGGGAATGAGCAGGTTTTCAGATGTCTCCCCATTTTCCAGAGCTTGAATCCTTCTTTGCTCAGGGCAGACGTCCCTGGTTCCATGCATTCGCTGGACCCCTTTTTCGCTCTACACAGACTTAATGTGCttctagatcagcggttctcaacctgtgggtagggacccctttgggggtcgaatgaccctttaacaggggtcgcctaagaccgtcggaaaacacatatttccgatgttcttaggaaactgtattgactgaactatgtcatgtatcatcttttgtattattaaagctattgttatgtattattttcattagcaaaccatcccatgacaatggatcgtgtagagaagaatgaaaataattttatgattgggggtcaccacaacatgaggaactgtattaaagggtcgcggcattaggaaggttgagaaccactgttctagatggAGGGCTAACAATGAAAAGGCCCTGTGCAGCAGTGTTGGACTGTTGGTAGAGTAACCTTTTGCCTGGCCCCAACCCCTCCTGCCCAGTCAAGAACTCACCTAGTTGTCAAgttagcactttttaaaaagaaaccagtCAGAATTCAGCAGCAGGGATTTGCCGCCTTTTCCAGCATCAGCTGGGAGATGTGCTCATCTGGGGAATGCAACACATATATCATCCCAGGTTGGTATTGGGTGTCCCAGGAAGTTAAcatccgggggggaggggggaacagaggATGCCAGCTCAGTGCAGCTAAGAGCTCAGTGAAGATAAGAGGAGTGGTGGAGCTTGGAAGCGGCATAtctgcccctcccccatgtgGTTTCAGGTTTGACGTGAAGTTGCAGTCAGCTGCCTTCTGCCCACAGCCTTGAGTTGAGATGCCCAGCAGGTCCTGAGAAACCAGCCTTTCCCTCTTGCTGACCAGTTGTATCTTTGGTGGCCCTTCAGAGTATGTCTTATAGGGCTGGTGTGTGGACCCCAAACACAGCCCCAGGCCCAGTGAGGAAGTGCACAGTCCCATGTCTTTATGAGGATGTTCTGTGTAGATGGAGTGCCCCCTACTGCCTTGGGAAGGAAATACATCAGAATGACATGTCATTGGCAATGCACATGGGTGTTGAGTGGGGTGCTTCTGTTGGAGACAGAGGGTATCAATTACTTGATAAGTTCCACCAATTCAAGTATGCTGATGAAACAGTATGCAGCTCCCACATGGTGCCACACAGCATGCACCATGTGAGAGCATATTGGAAAGGCAGCTATTTCTCAACTATGTGCCAAGCATGGTTGCTTTAGCCATTGTACTTGCCCAGGAATAGGCCCTGCTATTGAGCACAAGTTCTCCTCTTCATTGCCATGATATTTCCATTGCTGAGGGTGAGATCTGATGTGTTCCATAATGATTGTATTATAAGAACAGGGCTAATGGGAAAAATTACATTGGCTCAAAAGCCACAAAGGCTGATAAACCCCACTCTCCATGCCGAATGGTGACAGACTTAGACTGTGGAAAGCGCACAACTCTTGGAGACAGCAGAAACGGCCCAGCAATGCCAACTGAGCTGGAAAACCTGTGAGCACATGACTAAGACTTCCTTCTCTGAGAATCATTTCAGAGATATGTGAAAGGGGCCCTTGGTCGTGCTGTTAATAGAAAACAGGTTGGAGAGAACACGAAAGAAAACACGCCAGCCATTGGCATGCTCTGGTGACCAGTgcaaatagaaatagaaatgccTGCAGCTTAATCCAGGTGTTTTCCTTTGTGACTCACATTAGCTCTATCTCCAAAAGTTCCCACTAGTTTCAATTAGATCTAAGAAGGATGAGTTTTGCTGCTGTGAGTAATCACAGGAAGGGCTCAGGAACTGGGAGGCTGCAAAGGCAGCAGCATTAAAGCATGCTCCGCAGtttggcagacaggcaggcaggaatgggggaggaggaggaggaggaggaggaggaggaggaggaggaggaggaggaagtggaataGGAGGAATAATAATGCTCATGTTAAATCAGGCCTTCTGAATAATTCATGCCACTCAGAATTCTTTTCTCGGTGCTGTTCTAAACCAAGGGTGGTTTCCTCTACAGTCCCAGATAATTGGATGTGGTTGCTGGGTGAGAtcctcagcagcagcaggcagtgtTTGTGCTACACTGTTTGATCTTTCTGAGATTTAAatgcaagaaaaaaatattttcaaggcCACCTTGTTGTCAATTTGGTCACCAGTTCAGAGCAGCTGGAACTCCAGTGCCCCACAGCCAGACCCAGtgtgcccatagaatcatagaatcatagaatagcagagttggaaggggcttacaaggccatcgagtccaaccccctgctcaatgcaggaatccaccctaaagcatccctgacagaggcttgtccagcagcctcttgaaggcctctagtgtgggagagcccacaacctcaccaggcaactgattctattgtcgtactgctctaacagtcaggaagtttttcctgatgtccagctggaatctggcttcctttaacttgagcccgttattctgtgtcctgcactctgggaggatcgagaagagatcctggccctcctctgtgtgacaaccttttaagtatttgaagagtgctatcatgtctcccctcaatcttctcttctccaggctaaacaggcccagttctgtcagtctctcttcatagggctttgtttccagacccctgatcatcctggttgccctcctctgaacacgctctagcttgtctgcatccttcttgaattgtggagcccagaactggacgcaatactctagatgaggcctaaccagggccgaatagagaggaaccagtacctcacgtgatttggaagctatacttctattaatgcagcccagaatagcattggcctttATTACagacatatcgcactgttggcttggtttggagagttgctgcaggacctgaagggggtgtggcctgattgctgattgtactctgtactcagcaatcagtggcctgattgctgttgattgttgttggcctcccagtgacctgtttcctgacttggagctgagcagaagcagggaagagcagctggcccagctcaagtagaagctagaaaagtaatgctggctcatattcagcttgcgatctacaacaattccaagatccttctcgttcgtagtattgctgagccaagtatcccccatcttgtaattgtgcatttggtttctatttgacTTATTAATGGGAAGCCCCTGTGACCTAGAGTGTGTTTTTCTGTGGGCAAGAGCTGTTCCCATACATATCCTAAAATTACAAACATTGAATTACCAAATGTGATGTTTCCTTCTGATTTGGGGGTGGAGGGTAATTTCCAGCATGTGCTTTGTAACTTTGCTAAAGAAAGTTTAATTTAATATTGTTATAATTgctaacatatttttattttatatttttacagtACATACACAAATATGTATCATTTTAAACATAATTATTGAAGTTGCTTTTTTCCATTTAGTTATGTAATCTTCTAGAAAACATACAGGGGAATGGTGTTCATAAGGATATAGTGAATTGCACTTAGAAACCTGaattcaattaaaaaacatatatgcataattttataacaatttaactgaacaaaaataataatggtgtgtGCTGGATACATAACATTACAATACAAAATAAACCAGAAAGTATTTTTGTAAAACTCGAAGCAGCTAGAGGAAAAGTTGTTTCTTCTCAATAACAGCGTCTGCCAAGGAGTTAAAACAATTCACACAATTCTGCAACCTTCAACGAAAACGTCTGTAGCTGAAATTCTGAATTTAATTTTGGTAGTAGCTGAACTGCCATGTGTTTAGAAGCAAGATTAAGCAGTT contains the following coding sequences:
- the POU3F1 gene encoding POU domain, class 3, transcription factor 1, translated to MATTAQYLPRGSPLLPGPPADAERLHQGPTYREVQKMMHHEYLQGLAATPGHPLGSLPHHQWLPGATGDWAGGGTHLEHAKGAGAGPRGDLDGSSGGFHSRSHLVHQQAAGGGGGGGHWAQGGPSAHHLGGCPSAMSPTAGGHQPLLYSQAAYPSLNGMLGPGPALHLPHGHLPQHGHDEAAEAHLEGSSPHLGHPGHEPPSDEDAPSSDDLEQFAKQFKQRRIKLGFTQADVGLALGTLYGNVFSQTTICRFEALQLSFKNMCKLKPLLNKWLEETDSSTGSPANLDKIAAQGRKRKKRTSIEVGVKGALESHFLKCPKPSAHEITSLADTLQLEKEVVRVWFCNRRQKEKRMTPAGGPHPPAMEDVYAHGEASPPPPPPPLQHHTLQSAAVQ